Proteins co-encoded in one Salvia splendens isolate huo1 chromosome 4, SspV2, whole genome shotgun sequence genomic window:
- the LOC121800378 gene encoding bet1-like SNARE 1-1 isoform X1, with the protein MNPRRDRNARVALFDGIEDGGIRSSSSYSSHEIDEQENDQAMEGLQDRVLMLKRLSGDIHEEVDSHNRMLDRMGNDMDTSRGVLSGTMDKFKMVFEDKSSRRMFTLVASFVAVFLIVYYLTR; encoded by the exons ATGAATCCTAGAAG GGATCGGAATGCTAGAGTTGCTCTTTTTGATGGTATTGAAGATGGAGGTATAAGGTCATCATCATCTTACTCCTCTCATGAGATTGATGAGCAAGAGAATGATCAAGCCATGGAAGGGCTACAAGATCGAGTTCTTATGCTGAAAAGG TTGTCTGGTGATATACACGAGGAGGTTGATTCCCATAACCGCATGCTGGACAGAATG GGAAATGACATGGATACCTCAAGAGGAGTTTTATCTGGAACCATGGACAAATTCAAGATG GTGTTTGAGGACAAATCAAGTAGAAGGATGTTTACACTAGTGGCATCTTTTGTGGCTGTTTTTCTCATTGTATATTATCTTACTAGATAA
- the LOC121800378 gene encoding bet1-like SNARE 1-1 isoform X2, with protein sequence MNPRRDRNARVALFDGIEDGGIRSSSSYSSHEIDEQENDQAMEGLQDRVLMLKRGNDMDTSRGVLSGTMDKFKMVFEDKSSRRMFTLVASFVAVFLIVYYLTR encoded by the exons ATGAATCCTAGAAG GGATCGGAATGCTAGAGTTGCTCTTTTTGATGGTATTGAAGATGGAGGTATAAGGTCATCATCATCTTACTCCTCTCATGAGATTGATGAGCAAGAGAATGATCAAGCCATGGAAGGGCTACAAGATCGAGTTCTTATGCTGAAAAGG GGAAATGACATGGATACCTCAAGAGGAGTTTTATCTGGAACCATGGACAAATTCAAGATG GTGTTTGAGGACAAATCAAGTAGAAGGATGTTTACACTAGTGGCATCTTTTGTGGCTGTTTTTCTCATTGTATATTATCTTACTAGATAA
- the LOC121799264 gene encoding pEARLI1-like lipid transfer protein 1 codes for MGSKKTTSLVLFLVINLVFFTLSSACGSCPTPKPKPPPPLPKPTPCPPPPATPSKPTCPRDTLKLGVCANLLGGLIGATIGTPLKVPCCTLIEGLADVEAAVCLCTALKANILGINLNVPISLSLLLNVCSKKVPSGFQCA; via the coding sequence ATGGGTTCCAAGAAAACCACATCACTTGTCCTTTTCCTAGTGATAAACCTTGTATTCTTCACTCTTTCTAGTGCATGTGGCTCTTGCCCCACTCCCAAACCAAAGCCGCCGCCGCCATTGCCTAAGCCGACCCCATGCCCACCACCCCCCGCCACCCCGAGCAAGCCTACTTGCCCTAGGGATACCCTAAAACTAGGTGTTTGTGCTAATTTGCTTGGTGGATTGATTGGTGCAACCATCGGTACTCCTCTGAAAGTTCCATGCTGCACCCTCATCGAAGGGCTGGCCGATGTCGAGGCAGCCGTGTGCCTATGCACTGCCCTCAAGGCCAACATTTTGGGAATCAACCTCAATGTCCCCATTTCTCTTAGTTTGCTTCTCAATGTTTGCTCCAAGAAGGTTCCATCCGGCTTCCAGTGTGCCTAA
- the LOC121799318 gene encoding 14 kDa proline-rich protein DC2.15-like, whose amino-acid sequence MASRTAIFIVLNILLFTLVSSTNVPCPPSPSTPAPKPPSHHHGHGHKVSKGKCPKDTLKLGVCANLLNALVHLVVGTPPKTPCCTLIEGLADLEAAVCLCTALKANVLGINLNVPVSLSLLVNYCGKKVPSGFQCA is encoded by the coding sequence ATGGCTTCAAGAACTGCCATTTTCATAGTCCTAAACATCCTCCTCTTCACATTAGTGAGCTCAACCAATGTCCCGTGCCCTCCTTCGCCCTCAACCCCCGCCCCAAAGCCACCATCCCACCACCACGGCCACGGCCATAAGGTGTCGAAGGGGAAGTGCCCCAAAGACACCTTAAAATTAGGAGTTTGCGCTAACTTGCTAAATGCTTTGGTGCACCTTGTGGTGGGAACACCTCCCAAAACCCCATGCTGCACGCTCATCGAGGGTTTGGCTGATCTTGAGGCGGCCGTGTGCCTGTGCACTGCCCTCAAAGCCAATGTCTTGGGCATCAACCTCAACGTGCCCGTCTCGCTCAGCTTGCTCGTTAACTACTGTGGCAAGAAGGTTCCCTCTGGCTTCCAATGCGCATAA